A window of the Dyadobacter pollutisoli genome harbors these coding sequences:
- a CDS encoding TetR/AcrR family transcriptional regulator — MKEEILQRSLALFLKHGIKEMSNQKLVDWLGISTKTIYKYFQNKEGLLEEALYLYHDTQYEKLLNLSNEQNAACHFFDIWQIAVEMEYQINQSFYKELEYYYPELARKVEKVIAPKFEAHFLDVINRGLAQGAFRSDILPEAALRSVFALHRASVASESFTRLGLSATDLLLQTTANFIRGMCTADGLIALEEHIQTLTFSESA, encoded by the coding sequence ATGAAGGAAGAGATATTACAAAGATCGCTAGCGCTTTTTTTGAAGCATGGTATCAAAGAGATGTCCAATCAGAAGCTCGTCGACTGGCTTGGTATCTCTACTAAAACCATCTATAAATACTTCCAGAACAAAGAAGGGTTACTGGAAGAAGCCTTGTATTTATATCATGACACGCAATACGAGAAGCTCTTAAATCTTTCGAATGAGCAAAATGCCGCGTGCCATTTTTTTGACATTTGGCAAATTGCCGTTGAAATGGAGTATCAGATCAACCAATCGTTCTACAAGGAACTTGAATATTACTATCCGGAGCTCGCCAGGAAAGTTGAAAAAGTGATTGCGCCGAAGTTTGAAGCCCATTTTTTGGACGTCATCAATCGGGGATTAGCACAAGGTGCTTTTCGGAGTGATATCCTTCCCGAAGCTGCTTTACGAAGCGTATTTGCACTGCACCGTGCGTCCGTGGCGAGTGAATCTTTTACACGTCTCGGCCTTTCGGCCACAGACCTGCTGCTGCAAACAACCGCCAATTTCATCCGGGGCATGTGTACTGCAGATGGCCTGATAGCCCTGGAAGAGCACATTCAAACACTAACATTTTCCGAGTCGGCATAA